Genomic DNA from Marinobacter sp. LV10MA510-1:
GACTCCGCCGCCATGGCGTGGGCACAGACGCCAGAACAGGTGGTTGAGGTTTTGAAATACGTGACGACGGCTGAGTAAAAGCAGGATCGGGGACAGATTTGAAATCTGTCCCCTAACTTTGAGATTTGAAATCTGTCCCCTACCTTACCTAAAAGCTCGACATCTCTTCTTGCAGATCGCGCTTTAGTTCTTCCGGCGAGGTTATCCACAAAGTACCGTCCGCGCCCGGGAACACGCCCACTTCCAACTTATCTTTGGTCAGGCCCGGCACCCATTTTTTGAAAAAGTCTGGCAGGGAAATGCTTTTCGGTGTCAGATCGTCCGAGCCCTTGGCATACTCTGCGGCGAATTCGGCGCTGGGCCACACCGGCACGTGTGCCACGCCTTCCTCTTCTGAAACAAGTTTTAGAAATCGGTTGTCGGCGTTGATCAGTATCCAGATATCCCGCTCTTCAAGCACAGCGCTCAAAAAGTAGTCGTAGCGCTCTTCGCCGTTCATTTCGAGCACGTCGGTTAATTCGTTACTGCTCATAAGGATTCCATCAATTTAAAGATTTAAACTCAAGTTTTCTTGCTCAGGAGTTTGGCACAGGCCGCTGGGAGAACCGAATAAACTCATAGTCGTCCGCAAGCGTTTCTACAATGTGCCGCACGTGCTCCGGTGTAATCTCGCAGCAGCCGCCAATAACTGTCGCCCCATCAGCTAGCCACTGGCGCACATGGGCCACATAGGCCTGTGGGGAAATATCTTCCCGCGTCTCCAGGGCATCCACCAAACCACCCCGCGCCATAGCCTCCACAGACTTGAAGGCGTTGGCATAACCGCCGACGCACGGATACAACCTAACAAGCTCGGGCATAGCTGCAGAAATCAACTCGGGATCACAGCAGTTCAGCATCACGGCCGTGGGTGAGTAAGGGGAAACCGCAGCAACCGCCTCCGCCAGGGTTTCGCCAGACATCAGTTTGCCGTCTGCCTCAAGGCGAAACGCGACGCTATAAGGCTTGCCCAACTCGCTCGCGGCGGCACAGGCCGCACACGCTTCCAGGGTATTGGTCATGGTTTCAATCAGCAGTACATCAGCGGCGGCCTGCAGCTTTACCAACACCGCGTACTCATCTCGCAAGTCTTCAAACGAACGCGCGGGCTGGCCCTGATAACTTCCAGCCAGGGGCGGCAGGCAACCTGCAATATCCACACACGCGCTGGTGGCTTTTACAGCCTGCCCCAGCAACTCGAAAGCATTTTGGTGAATGGCCGCCAATTGCTCCAACTGGCCGTGCTGCAACAAACGGGATGGCGTGGCAGCATACGTGTTTAGCGACAATGTTTTGGCTCCAGCGCGGATAAAATCAGCGTGTACTGCAGTAACCACGGCTGGCT
This window encodes:
- a CDS encoding DUF2750 domain-containing protein; translated protein: MSSNELTDVLEMNGEERYDYFLSAVLEERDIWILINADNRFLKLVSEEEGVAHVPVWPSAEFAAEYAKGSDDLTPKSISLPDFFKKWVPGLTKDKLEVGVFPGADGTLWITSPEELKRDLQEEMSSF
- a CDS encoding homocysteine S-methyltransferase family protein yields the protein MRSVVLLDGGLGQEIYRRAATISSPLWSVAVMHEQPAVVTAVHADFIRAGAKTLSLNTYAATPSRLLQHGQLEQLAAIHQNAFELLGQAVKATSACVDIAGCLPPLAGSYQGQPARSFEDLRDEYAVLVKLQAAADVLLIETMTNTLEACAACAAASELGKPYSVAFRLEADGKLMSGETLAEAVAAVSPYSPTAVMLNCCDPELISAAMPELVRLYPCVGGYANAFKSVEAMARGGLVDALETREDISPQAYVAHVRQWLADGATVIGGCCEITPEHVRHIVETLADDYEFIRFSQRPVPNS